From Egicoccus sp. AB-alg2:
GGCTCAGGTCTCGTGCTGATGACCCAGGTACTCGGCCAGGTCCACGCGCCCGGTCGTCACCGCGGCGATCACGGCACCCGCGGCGGCGAGGACGCCGACGAGGAGCGCCGACAGGAAGCCGGCGAAGACCCAGATCGACCCCAGCACCAGCCCGACGAGCGCTCCGAAACGGATGGCGGTCATGTCCACCTCGAGTCGTCCCGGGCAGCTCACCGTCCCGCGACTGCCCGCTTCCCGGTCACCCGAACAAGACCAGCATGCGGGACCCTCCCGCGGGTGGTCATGG
This genomic window contains:
- a CDS encoding DUF2273 domain-containing protein; this translates as MTAIRFGALVGLVLGSIWVFAGFLSALLVGVLAAAGAVIAAVTTGRVDLAEYLGHQHET